The following coding sequences lie in one Bacteroides helcogenes P 36-108 genomic window:
- a CDS encoding long-chain fatty acid--CoA ligase, with translation MEQSFIAYIENSIKTNWDLDALTDYKGATLQYKDVARKIEKLHIIFEESGIEPGDKIALCGRNSSHWGVTFLATLTYGAVAVPILHEFKADNVHNIVNHSEAKLLFVGDQSWENLNESAMPLLEGIMLMTDFSILVSRSEKLDYAREHLNEMFGKKYPKNFRQEHIAYHQDRPEELAAINYTSGTTSYSKGVMLPYRSLWSNTAFAFEVLTLKAGDKTISMLPMAHMYGLAFEFLYEFSAGCHIYYLTRMPSPKIIFQAFAEVKPNLVVAVPLIIEKIIKKNVLPRLETPTMKLLLKVPIINDKIKATVREQVVSAFGGNFVEVIIGGAGFNQEVEQFLKMIDFPYTVGYGMTECGPIICYEDWSRFKPGSCGKSAPRMEVKILSPDPENIPGEIICRGPNVMLGYYKNDEATDQVLDADGWLHTGDLALMDADGNVTIKGRSKNMLLGPSGQNIYPEEIEDKLNNMPYVAESIIVQQNEKLVGLVYPDFDDAFAHGLNNDDIERVMEENRIALNVELPAYSQISKMKIYPEEFEKTPKKSIKRFLYQEAKG, from the coding sequence ATGGAACAAAGCTTTATTGCTTATATAGAAAACAGCATTAAGACCAACTGGGATCTGGACGCCCTTACCGACTACAAAGGAGCCACCCTGCAATACAAAGATGTGGCCCGCAAAATAGAAAAGCTCCACATCATCTTTGAAGAAAGTGGAATAGAGCCGGGCGACAAAATCGCGCTCTGCGGCCGCAACAGCTCCCATTGGGGCGTCACATTCCTCGCCACGCTCACCTACGGAGCTGTTGCCGTCCCCATCCTGCACGAATTCAAGGCCGACAACGTGCACAATATCGTGAACCACTCCGAAGCCAAGCTCCTTTTCGTAGGCGACCAGTCATGGGAAAACCTCAACGAAAGTGCCATGCCCCTGCTGGAAGGCATCATGCTGATGACGGATTTCTCCATCCTCGTCTCACGAAGTGAAAAATTGGACTATGCACGCGAGCACCTCAACGAAATGTTCGGCAAGAAATATCCCAAGAACTTCCGGCAGGAACACATCGCCTATCATCAGGACCGCCCCGAAGAACTGGCTGCCATCAACTATACGTCCGGAACCACCAGCTACTCCAAAGGCGTGATGCTGCCCTACCGCAGCCTATGGTCCAACACCGCCTTCGCCTTCGAGGTACTGACTCTGAAAGCCGGCGACAAAACCATCTCCATGCTGCCCATGGCACACATGTACGGACTGGCATTCGAGTTCCTGTATGAATTCTCCGCAGGCTGCCACATCTACTACCTCACACGCATGCCCAGCCCGAAGATCATCTTCCAGGCATTTGCCGAGGTAAAACCCAACCTCGTGGTAGCCGTTCCTCTCATCATCGAAAAGATCATCAAGAAAAACGTACTGCCCAGACTGGAAACACCTACCATGAAGTTGCTCCTGAAAGTGCCCATCATCAACGACAAGATAAAAGCCACCGTCCGCGAACAGGTAGTCAGCGCCTTCGGAGGCAACTTTGTAGAAGTCATCATCGGTGGGGCAGGCTTCAATCAGGAAGTGGAGCAATTCCTCAAAATGATAGACTTCCCCTATACCGTGGGCTACGGCATGACCGAGTGTGGTCCCATCATCTGCTACGAAGACTGGAGCCGCTTCAAGCCCGGATCATGCGGAAAATCAGCCCCGCGCATGGAAGTGAAAATCCTCTCGCCCGACCCCGAAAACATACCCGGAGAAATCATCTGCCGAGGTCCCAACGTGATGTTAGGCTACTACAAGAACGACGAAGCCACCGACCAGGTGCTCGACGCGGACGGCTGGCTGCATACCGGTGACCTTGCCCTGATGGACGCCGATGGCAACGTCACCATCAAAGGACGCAGCAAGAACATGCTCCTCGGCCCCAGCGGACAGAACATCTATCCCGAAGAAATAGAAGACAAGCTGAACAATATGCCATACGTGGCCGAAAGCATCATCGTACAGCAAAACGAGAAATTAGTGGGTCTGGTCTATCCCGACTTCGACGACGCCTTTGCACACGGACTGAACAACGACGATATAGAACGTGTCATGGAGGAAAACCGCATAGCGCTTAATGTTGAACTGCCTGCATACAGCCAGATCTCCAAGATGAAAATCTACCCCGAAGAATTTGAAAAGACACCCAAGAAATCCATTAAACGCTTCCTCTATCAAGAAGCCAAAGGATGA
- a CDS encoding LA_2272 family surface repeat-containing protein, which produces MKHTLSLAFLSLLIAGTTFAQEAGQNRHRTPRTSHGMASINLSLWKDIATQHTDTLGSTCLNLGVFSSMNRLNGLGVNILGAATRRDVNGLQIAGISNMTGGSMHGIQMAGISNINGNNLMGLSASGLVGITGNNARGAIISGLANINGNNVQGVILGGLLNISGEGSSGVHFAGLANIAGGNFKGLSSSGLLSVAGKNLNGVQLAGLANITAENMTGIQLSGLGNVTGGTARGVQLSPANMAVRAKGLQIGLFNYYKESLDGFQLGLVNANPNTKVQMMLFGGNATKLNIGVRFKNNLFYTILGGGTHYLEFGDKFSASIFYRAGLELPLYRRLSIGGDLGYQHIETFKNKNYGIPARLYALQARVNLEYRLTDCLGVFLTGGYGGSRYYTKGVTYNKGIIVEGGVVLFKY; this is translated from the coding sequence ATGAAACATACCCTTTCACTCGCCTTCCTGTCCCTGCTCATCGCAGGGACGACTTTTGCCCAAGAGGCCGGACAGAACCGACATCGTACGCCACGGACAAGTCACGGCATGGCAAGTATCAACCTGTCTTTATGGAAAGACATCGCCACACAGCACACCGATACGCTGGGAAGCACCTGCCTCAACCTCGGCGTATTTTCTTCCATGAATCGACTGAATGGTTTGGGAGTAAACATCCTGGGGGCAGCGACAAGACGGGACGTAAATGGCCTGCAAATAGCGGGAATCTCTAATATGACAGGCGGAAGCATGCATGGCATTCAGATGGCAGGCATCAGCAACATCAACGGTAATAATCTCATGGGTCTGTCTGCATCAGGCTTGGTAGGGATTACCGGGAACAACGCCCGTGGGGCGATCATCTCCGGTTTGGCAAACATCAACGGCAACAATGTGCAAGGCGTCATCTTGGGTGGACTGCTGAACATCAGTGGAGAAGGTTCTTCGGGTGTACACTTTGCAGGACTTGCCAACATCGCCGGCGGTAACTTCAAAGGATTGTCCTCTTCGGGACTGCTGAGTGTAGCGGGCAAGAACCTCAACGGAGTGCAGCTTGCCGGACTTGCCAACATTACAGCCGAGAATATGACCGGCATTCAGCTCTCCGGACTGGGCAATGTAACAGGCGGTACGGCACGGGGCGTGCAACTTTCACCTGCCAACATGGCTGTCCGTGCCAAAGGACTTCAAATCGGGCTGTTCAATTACTACAAAGAAAGCCTGGATGGCTTTCAGTTAGGATTAGTGAATGCCAATCCCAACACCAAGGTACAAATGATGCTTTTTGGCGGCAATGCCACCAAGCTGAACATAGGTGTCCGTTTCAAGAACAATCTGTTCTATACCATTCTCGGCGGCGGTACACACTACCTTGAATTCGGTGACAAGTTTTCCGCCTCCATCTTTTACCGCGCCGGTTTGGAACTGCCTCTTTACAGACGGTTGTCCATCGGCGGCGACTTAGGCTATCAGCACATCGAAACCTTCAAAAACAAGAACTATGGCATCCCTGCCCGTCTCTATGCCCTTCAAGCCCGTGTCAATCTGGAATACAGACTGACGGACTGCCTCGGTGTTTTTCTCACCGGAGGCTATGGTGGAAGCCGGTACTATACCAAGGGAGTCACTTACAACAAAGGAATAATTGTAGAAGGCGGAGTAGTGCTGTTTAAATACTGA
- a CDS encoding fructose-1,6-bisphosphatase gives MGNTTPETIANDLRYLQLLSRSFPTIADASTEIINLEAILNLPKGTEHFLTDIHGEYEAFQHVLKNASGAVKRKVNEIFGHTLRESEKKELCTLIYYPEEKLQLIKEQETDLDDWYLITLNQLVKVCQNVSSKYTRSKVRKALPAEFSYIIQELLHESTIEPNKHAYINVIISTIITTKRADDFIVAMCNLIQRLTIDSLHIVGDIYDRGPGAHIIMDTLCDYHNFDIQWGNHDILWMGAASGNDACIANVIRMSLRYANLATLEDGYGINLLPLATFAMDTYADDPCTIFAPKMNFADAEYNDKTLRLITQMHKAITVIQLKLEAEIISRRPDFNMEDRKLLHNINFERGVYVCDGKEYALLDTNFPTVDPADPYRLTDEERELVNRIHTSFMNSEKLKKHMRCLFTYGGMYLVCNSNLLYHASVPLNVDGSFKHVRIGKKDYWGHKLLQKTDQLIRTAYFEEDGSAEKLFALDYVWYMWCGSDAPSFDKDKMATFERYFVADKSLHKETKGCYYSLRNEAEVCDRILSEFGVEPGSHSHIINGHVPVKTIKGEKPIKANGKLLVIDGGFSKAYQPETGIAGYTLVYHSHGLQLVQHEPFQSRQKAIEEGQDIKSTTFVVEFNSQRMMVKDTDKGAELITQIEDLKKLLVAYRTGFIKEKQ, from the coding sequence ATGGGAAATACAACTCCGGAAACTATTGCAAATGACCTACGTTATTTACAATTATTGTCACGCAGCTTTCCTACTATAGCAGATGCCAGTACGGAAATTATCAATCTGGAAGCGATCTTGAACCTGCCGAAAGGTACGGAGCATTTTTTGACCGATATTCATGGTGAATACGAAGCTTTTCAGCATGTCCTGAAAAACGCGTCAGGTGCGGTGAAGCGTAAAGTGAATGAAATTTTCGGCCATACGCTGCGTGAAAGCGAAAAGAAGGAACTCTGTACGTTGATTTACTATCCGGAAGAAAAGTTGCAACTGATAAAGGAACAGGAAACAGATTTGGATGATTGGTATCTGATAACTTTGAACCAGTTGGTAAAAGTCTGCCAGAATGTTTCTTCCAAATATACCCGTTCCAAAGTGCGCAAGGCACTTCCGGCGGAATTCTCGTATATCATCCAGGAATTGTTGCACGAATCGACCATCGAACCAAATAAGCATGCATATATTAATGTCATTATCAGCACTATCATAACAACGAAACGTGCGGATGATTTCATTGTGGCGATGTGCAACCTTATCCAACGCCTGACAATTGATTCTTTGCATATCGTGGGTGATATTTACGACCGTGGACCGGGAGCACATATTATTATGGATACGCTTTGTGATTATCATAATTTCGATATCCAGTGGGGCAACCATGATATCCTGTGGATGGGCGCGGCTTCGGGCAATGACGCTTGCATTGCCAATGTAATCCGTATGTCTCTGCGCTATGCCAATCTGGCCACTCTGGAAGATGGATACGGCATTAATCTGCTGCCACTCGCTACATTTGCGATGGATACTTATGCCGATGATCCCTGTACCATTTTTGCACCGAAAATGAATTTTGCCGATGCAGAATATAATGACAAGACCCTGCGCCTGATTACACAGATGCACAAGGCCATTACGGTCATTCAACTTAAATTAGAAGCGGAAATCATCAGCCGACGTCCGGATTTCAACATGGAGGATCGTAAACTGCTGCATAATATCAATTTTGAGCGTGGTGTGTATGTATGTGATGGGAAGGAATACGCACTGCTCGACACCAATTTCCCGACCGTTGATCCTGCCGATCCATATCGCTTGACAGATGAGGAGCGTGAATTGGTGAACAGAATCCACACCTCATTCATGAACAGTGAGAAACTGAAGAAACACATGCGTTGCCTGTTCACGTATGGGGGCATGTATCTGGTTTGCAACAGTAACCTGCTATATCATGCATCCGTTCCTCTGAATGTGGATGGCAGTTTCAAGCATGTTCGTATTGGGAAGAAGGACTATTGGGGACATAAGTTGCTGCAGAAGACGGATCAGTTGATACGTACCGCTTATTTTGAAGAGGACGGTTCTGCCGAGAAGTTGTTTGCGCTGGATTATGTATGGTATATGTGGTGCGGATCTGATGCTCCTTCCTTTGATAAGGATAAGATGGCGACATTCGAACGTTATTTTGTGGCGGACAAAAGCCTGCATAAAGAGACAAAGGGCTGTTATTACTCTTTGCGCAATGAGGCGGAAGTCTGCGACCGTATTCTTAGCGAGTTCGGTGTGGAGCCAGGGTCTCATTCACACATCATCAACGGTCATGTACCTGTAAAGACCATCAAGGGGGAGAAGCCCATCAAGGCCAATGGCAAATTGCTTGTGATTGACGGCGGCTTTTCAAAAGCCTATCAGCCTGAAACGGGGATTGCCGGCTATACTTTGGTATATCATTCACACGGTCTGCAATTAGTGCAGCATGAGCCGTTTCAAAGCCGTCAGAAAGCCATTGAGGAGGGACAGGATATCAAATCCACTACTTTTGTTGTAGAATTCAACTCCCAGCGTATGATGGTGAAAGATACTGATAAAGGTGCTGAACTCATCACCCAGATAGAAGACTTGAAGAAGTTGCTTGTGGCTTATAGAACCGGGTTTATTAAAGAGAAACAATAA
- a CDS encoding putative transporter, giving the protein MDWLYSLFVEHSALQAVVVLSLISAIGLGLGKVHICGISLGVTFVFFAGIIAGHFGLSIDPQMLNYAESFGLIIFVYALGLQVGPGFFSSFRSGGVRLNMLALGVVLTGTLMTVFGSYALGISLPDMVGILCGATTNTPALGAAQQTLKQMGLESSTPALGCAVAYPLGVVGVILAVLIIRKVLARKEDLEKKEKDDANKTYIAAFQVHNPAVFNKSIKEIGGLNYPKFVISRLWRDGNVSIPTSEKVIKEGDRLLVVTSEKYAPALTVLFGEQEHTDWNKEDIDWNAIDSQLISQRIVVTRPELNGKKLGALHLRNHYGINISRVYRSGVQLLATAELTLQLGDRLTVVGEAAAIQNVEKVLGNAVKSLKEPNLVAVFVGIILGLALGAIPISIPGISAPVKLGLAGGPIIVGILIGTFGPRMHMVTYTTRSANLMLRALGLSLYLACLGLDAGAHFFATVFRPEGLLWIGAGFVLTVVPVLIIGIIAFKWMKVDFGTMAGMLCGSMANPMALNYANDTIPGDNPSVAYATVYPLCMFLRVIIAQVLLMFLLG; this is encoded by the coding sequence TTGGATTGGCTGTATAGTTTGTTTGTTGAGCATTCCGCTTTGCAGGCGGTGGTAGTGCTTTCGTTGATTTCCGCCATCGGATTGGGGCTGGGAAAAGTTCATATTTGCGGTATTTCTTTGGGAGTGACGTTCGTGTTTTTTGCCGGTATTATTGCCGGTCATTTCGGATTATCCATTGATCCGCAAATGCTGAACTATGCGGAAAGCTTTGGGTTGATTATTTTTGTATATGCATTGGGCCTGCAGGTGGGACCGGGCTTTTTCAGTTCTTTCCGCAGTGGCGGGGTGAGGCTGAATATGCTGGCTCTGGGTGTTGTGCTGACAGGTACGTTGATGACAGTATTTGGAAGTTATGCATTAGGTATTTCCCTGCCGGATATGGTGGGAATTCTTTGTGGAGCCACAACCAATACGCCGGCCCTTGGTGCAGCGCAGCAAACATTGAAACAAATGGGCTTGGAATCCAGTACTCCGGCATTGGGGTGCGCAGTGGCTTATCCGTTAGGAGTGGTCGGAGTGATTTTGGCGGTGCTGATTATCCGCAAGGTATTGGCACGAAAGGAAGATTTGGAGAAGAAAGAGAAGGATGATGCGAACAAGACATATATTGCCGCATTTCAGGTGCACAATCCTGCGGTTTTTAATAAGAGCATTAAGGAGATAGGCGGATTGAACTATCCTAAGTTTGTGATTTCCCGTTTATGGCGGGATGGAAATGTCAGCATACCTACTTCCGAGAAAGTGATAAAGGAAGGTGACCGCCTTTTGGTAGTAACTTCAGAAAAGTATGCTCCGGCCTTGACCGTGCTTTTCGGTGAACAGGAACATACGGACTGGAATAAAGAAGATATAGATTGGAATGCCATAGACAGCCAGTTGATTTCACAACGTATCGTGGTGACCCGTCCCGAACTGAACGGTAAGAAACTGGGGGCTCTCCATTTGCGTAATCACTATGGCATCAATATCAGTAGGGTATATCGCAGTGGTGTGCAACTGCTGGCTACGGCAGAGCTCACTTTACAATTGGGAGACCGGTTGACGGTGGTAGGTGAAGCGGCTGCTATACAGAATGTGGAGAAAGTGCTGGGCAACGCTGTCAAGAGTCTGAAAGAGCCGAATTTAGTGGCAGTGTTTGTAGGTATTATCTTGGGATTGGCTTTGGGAGCTATACCTATTTCCATTCCGGGCATCAGTGCTCCTGTGAAGTTGGGATTGGCAGGCGGACCGATTATTGTGGGAATTCTTATCGGTACGTTCGGCCCGAGGATGCACATGGTTACTTATACCACACGTAGCGCAAACCTGATGCTTCGAGCGTTGGGGCTGTCTCTTTATCTGGCATGCCTCGGACTGGATGCCGGGGCTCATTTCTTTGCCACTGTATTTCGTCCGGAAGGGTTGCTGTGGATCGGTGCGGGTTTCGTGTTGACAGTGGTTCCTGTTTTGATTATAGGAATTATTGCCTTTAAATGGATGAAGGTGGACTTCGGTACAATGGCAGGCATGTTATGCGGAAGTATGGCAAATCCTATGGCGTTGAATTATGCCAACGATACCATTCCGGGAGATAATCCATCAGTGGCTTATGCTACAGTTTATCCGTTGTGTATGTTTCTGCGTGTAATTATAGCACAAGTGTTGCTGATGTTTTTATTGGGTTGA
- a CDS encoding inorganic phosphate transporter: MELLVIIIILALIFDYINGFHDAANSIATIVSTKVLTPFQAVIWAAFFNFVAFFIAKCIIGGFGIANTVSKTVVEQYITLPIILSGVIAAITWNLFTWWKGIPSSSSHTLIGGFAGAAIMVHGFEAIQLNIILKIAVFIFLAPLIGMVIAFGFTLLVLYICKRTHPHTADVWFKRLQLVSSALFSIGHGLNDSQKVMGIIAAAMIAGHSQGLGMGINSINDLPDWVAFSCFTAISLGTMSGGWKIVKTMGTKITKVTPLEGVIAETAGAFTLYITEYLKIPVSTTHTITGAIIGVGATKRLSAVRWGVTKSLMTAWILTIPVSGLLAAGVYFIVSFFL, from the coding sequence ATGGAATTATTAGTGATAATCATTATATTGGCTTTGATATTTGATTATATCAATGGCTTTCATGATGCTGCGAATTCGATAGCAACCATTGTATCTACCAAGGTACTGACCCCCTTTCAAGCAGTGATATGGGCTGCATTCTTTAATTTTGTAGCATTTTTCATAGCTAAATGCATCATCGGAGGCTTTGGCATAGCTAATACTGTTTCGAAAACGGTAGTGGAGCAATACATCACATTGCCTATTATTCTTTCGGGTGTGATTGCTGCCATTACCTGGAATCTGTTTACATGGTGGAAGGGTATCCCTTCTTCTTCTTCGCATACACTTATCGGAGGTTTTGCCGGGGCAGCAATTATGGTTCATGGCTTTGAAGCCATTCAGCTTAATATCATTCTGAAGATTGCCGTTTTCATTTTTCTTGCTCCATTGATAGGTATGGTCATTGCCTTCGGATTTACCTTGCTGGTGCTTTACATCTGTAAGCGTACACATCCTCATACTGCTGATGTATGGTTCAAGAGGTTGCAGCTTGTTTCTTCGGCTTTGTTTAGCATTGGGCATGGCCTGAATGATTCCCAAAAAGTGATGGGAATCATTGCCGCTGCTATGATAGCGGGGCATTCTCAAGGTTTGGGTATGGGAATAAACAGTATCAATGATTTGCCTGACTGGGTGGCATTCTCTTGTTTCACAGCCATTTCATTAGGCACGATGTCCGGAGGGTGGAAGATTGTGAAGACGATGGGAACTAAAATAACCAAAGTGACCCCGTTGGAAGGAGTGATAGCGGAGACAGCCGGCGCATTTACTTTATATATCACGGAATATCTGAAGATTCCGGTGAGTACGACACACACCATTACAGGAGCTATTATCGGAGTAGGAGCTACCAAACGGCTTTCGGCTGTGCGCTGGGGAGTGACGAAAAGTTTGATGACAGCTTGGATACTGACTATTCCGGTCAGTGGATTGTTGGCGGCGGGAGTTTATTTCATTGTCTCCTTTTTCTTGTGA
- a CDS encoding DUF47 domain-containing protein yields the protein MKNSFFSRFTPKEPKFFPLLKQLSEILLASSVVLVESLEHDLPEERADYYRRIKDMEREGDKLAHLILDELGTTFITPFDREDIHALASSIDDVIDGINSCAKRITIYNPHSVSGSGKELSRMIQQEAEYIVRAMDELETFRKTPGALRGYCLKMHDIENRADDIYEFFITKLFEEEKDCIELIKAKEIVHELEKTTDAAEHVGKILRSLIVKYA from the coding sequence ATGAAGAATTCTTTTTTTAGTCGGTTTACTCCCAAAGAACCTAAGTTTTTTCCTTTATTGAAACAGTTGTCTGAAATATTGCTTGCCTCATCGGTTGTTTTGGTAGAAAGTCTGGAACATGACCTGCCAGAAGAAAGAGCCGATTATTACAGGCGTATCAAGGATATGGAACGTGAAGGAGATAAGCTTGCCCACTTGATTCTGGATGAACTTGGTACTACTTTTATTACCCCTTTTGACCGTGAGGATATTCATGCTCTTGCTTCGAGCATAGATGATGTGATTGATGGAATAAACAGTTGTGCAAAGCGCATTACGATTTATAATCCACATTCTGTCTCCGGAAGTGGAAAAGAGCTGAGCCGTATGATTCAGCAGGAGGCAGAGTATATTGTCAGGGCTATGGATGAGCTTGAAACTTTCCGGAAGACGCCAGGGGCTTTACGCGGATATTGTTTGAAAATGCATGATATAGAGAACCGGGCGGATGATATCTATGAATTCTTTATCACTAAACTTTTTGAAGAAGAAAAAGATTGCATAGAGCTTATTAAAGCCAAGGAGATTGTGCATGAACTTGAAAAAACGACTGATGCTGCGGAGCATGTGGGCAAGATATTGAGAAGTTTGATTGTAAAATATGCATAA
- a CDS encoding DedA family protein, translating into MDFLLDFILHIDQYMIGIVQEYNTWTYVILFLIIFCETGLVITPFLPGDSLLFVAGTIAALPNMPLEINVLVVILFAAAVLGDSCNYMAGHFLGNSLFSNPSSKVFKQSHLEKTHEFYKKYGGKTIVIARFVPVVRTFAPFVAGMGKMHYSNFMLYNLIGGGLWIAFFCYAGYFFGDLPFVQDNLKLLVVAIIVVSALPALIEVIRALLHTVNK; encoded by the coding sequence ATGGATTTTCTGTTGGATTTTATTCTCCATATCGATCAGTATATGATCGGTATTGTGCAAGAATATAATACTTGGACTTATGTCATTCTGTTTTTGATTATATTCTGTGAAACCGGGTTGGTAATCACACCTTTCCTTCCGGGAGATTCTTTGCTTTTTGTGGCAGGAACTATTGCGGCATTACCAAATATGCCTCTCGAAATCAATGTCTTGGTTGTTATTCTGTTTGCAGCGGCCGTATTGGGAGATTCCTGTAATTACATGGCGGGACATTTTCTGGGAAATAGCTTGTTCAGCAATCCCAGTTCTAAAGTATTCAAGCAAAGTCATCTTGAGAAGACACATGAGTTTTATAAAAAATATGGTGGCAAAACAATTGTTATCGCACGTTTTGTGCCTGTCGTCCGCACATTTGCTCCGTTTGTGGCTGGAATGGGCAAGATGCACTATTCTAATTTCATGTTGTACAATCTGATAGGTGGAGGGCTTTGGATTGCTTTTTTCTGCTATGCTGGATATTTCTTTGGTGATCTTCCATTTGTTCAGGACAATTTGAAGTTGCTGGTAGTTGCTATCATAGTGGTGTCTGCACTGCCTGCTTTAATAGAAGTGATTCGTGCTCTATTGCATACTGTAAACAAATAA